The Bifidobacterium sp. WK012_4_13 genome contains the following window.
TATCGCGATCTTATGCTAGTTTGATTGCTGGTGCTTTTGCACCGTCGGGCCATAGCGCAGCTTGGTAGCGCACTTGACTGGGGGTCAAGGGGTCGCGAGTTCAAATCTCGCTGGCCCGACAATTCTGTTTCACGGCAGCATGCCTGAATGCAAAGTCTCTTGACGGCGGATGCCATGCTGCACATTGATCGAGTAGCTCCACATGAATAGCTCCATATGAATCGTTCCATGCGAATCGGGTCATTGACGACCATCCGCATCCAACGGTTGCGCAGCGCCTTCGACGATTGGCCGTCTGAAATGCGAACGATTGCTTGTGCAAGGGACTAGACTAAATCTGGCCATGACCGAAAGGGAATCGATGACAGAAGAAGCATTTGAACTTTCTGCTGAAAAGATGCGGAAGCATGGCTTGAGCGATGTTTCCATCAAGCAATTCAAACGTCTGTACGACACTTGGCAGAGTGAGCAGTCGCAAACGTTCATCAAGGAAAACGACGTCGAAGCTCTTAAGGAAGTTCCCTATGTCGGTGACATCCATGACAAGATGAACCAGCAGCAGGCTTTGGATGCCTTCTCGAAAACCGCCTTCCTGAAGCTTAACGGTGGACTGGGAACGTCCATGGGTCTGGAAGGTGCGAAATCACTGCTTCCTGTGCGTCGGCACAAGGCCAGGCAGATGCGCTTTCTCGACATCATTCTCGGCCAGGTGCTCACGGCAAGAAAGCGCCTTGGCGTTCCTCTGCCCCTGATTCTGATGAATTCCTTCAGGACTTCGAAGGACAGCCTGAAACTGCTGAAGAAGAACAGGCTTTTCGAGCAGCATGACGTTCCCCTTGAGATCATCCAGCATGTCGAGCCCAAGCTGGTCCTTGAAACCGGTGAGCCTGTCGATTTCGCAGAGGATCCGGAGCTCGAATGGTGCCCGCCGGGACATGGCGACGTCTATTCGACTATCTGGGAATCCGGCCTTCTGGACATCCTGCAGGACAAGGGCATCAAATACCTCTTCATCTCGAATTCCGACAACCTCGGCGCGCGTCCCTCGCGCACCTTGGCATGGCATTTCGCCAAGTCCGGATCACCCTTCATGGTCGAAGTCTCAAGAAGGACCAAGGCCGACCGCAAGGGCGGCCACATCGTCTTCGACAGAAAGTCGGGACATCTGATGCTTCGCGAGATGAGTCAGGTCGCACCAGGCGACGAGAGCGATGCGACGAACATACGCAAGCACCCGTATTTCAACACGAATAGCATCTGGGTCAGGGTCGACGCGTTGAAGGCCAAGCTCGAGGAGTATGACGGAGTCCTGCCACTTCCCGTCATCGTCAACAAGAAGACAGTCGATCCGACTGATTCCGATACGCAGGAAGTGGTGCAACTGGAAACCGCGATGGGTGCGGCGATAGGTCTCTTCGAGGGGGCATCCTGCATCGAAGTCGACCGAATGCGTTTCCTTCCCGTGAAGACAACCGACGATCTGTTCATCATGCGGTCAGATAGATTCCATCTTACGGACTCATACGAGATGGAGGACGGCAACTACATATTCCCCAACGTCCAGCTTGATGAGCGCTATTACAAGAACATCAACGACTTCAACGAACGATTCCCATATTCCATTCCATCGTTGGCTGCAGCCAACTCGGTCACCATCCAGGGGGACTGGACCTTCGGACGCGACGTCACTATGTTCGCCGACGCCGTGCTTTCTGACCAGGGAAGGCCTTCATATGTGCCTAACGGAGAATTCGTCGGACCGCAGGGCGTTGAACCGGACGAGTGGGTCTAATTCGGACGTCGTATGTGAGCGGTCATCGTCATGAGACGATCCTCTTGAACGTCACTGTCCAGAGACCATAAATAGGGTTGCCATGACGACGCTTCAATGACCTTTGAACGCTCTTCTGCGGGCGTGTGAATCCGCTCTTCGCTGAGAATGATATTTGGACATTTTTTGAGTATTGTGCATGATTCAGGCAAAATACATCTAAGATAGATAAAGGTCTGTGCAAACACGCACAGTTACTTAGGTATGCTAACGATACGCGAGGACTAATGACAGAGGGAACGAATGGTAGGCGACGCTTCTCCGATAAATGGGGAAAGCATGAATTGGATGTGCTTGCCGTATTGTCCTCAGCCTTCCCGCAATGGCTGACATCCCGACAAATCGCACAGCGCGTCAAGGCATATGCAGATTCGTACGGTGAGCTTGCCGACCAGGCGGCAAAGGCTGCATTTGCTAAACAATTTCAACGTGACCGTGCCAAGCTCGCGGCGATGGGAATAGCGATTGAATCCCGACAACCGGAGTACTCATCGAAGTCTGAAGGACAGGACTTTGCCTCCTATCGTCTGCAGCTCGGTGACGAGCCGCGCGTCAGGCTCCGCTTCGAGCAGGATGACCTCCCGGTCTTGGCCGCCGCGAACTATCTCGCACGTTCCGTATCGATATCCCAGTCTTCGGAGCATCAGGAACACCATACTTCAAGAACCAGTCCGAGAGTTCCGCAGATGCCGGTTCCAGGGCTTGGTCTCGATTCGATAGCCCCAGGTCTGGGCACGCAACCCATTCCGGATGCTTTGGTCAAGGTGATCGACTCTCGCCGTTTCGCAGCGACCGTCGATGACAACGGCGAGCACATCAATGTCGCCTACACT
Protein-coding sequences here:
- a CDS encoding UTP--glucose-1-phosphate uridylyltransferase, which produces MTERESMTEEAFELSAEKMRKHGLSDVSIKQFKRLYDTWQSEQSQTFIKENDVEALKEVPYVGDIHDKMNQQQALDAFSKTAFLKLNGGLGTSMGLEGAKSLLPVRRHKARQMRFLDIILGQVLTARKRLGVPLPLILMNSFRTSKDSLKLLKKNRLFEQHDVPLEIIQHVEPKLVLETGEPVDFAEDPELEWCPPGHGDVYSTIWESGLLDILQDKGIKYLFISNSDNLGARPSRTLAWHFAKSGSPFMVEVSRRTKADRKGGHIVFDRKSGHLMLREMSQVAPGDESDATNIRKHPYFNTNSIWVRVDALKAKLEEYDGVLPLPVIVNKKTVDPTDSDTQEVVQLETAMGAAIGLFEGASCIEVDRMRFLPVKTTDDLFIMRSDRFHLTDSYEMEDGNYIFPNVQLDERYYKNINDFNERFPYSIPSLAAANSVTIQGDWTFGRDVTMFADAVLSDQGRPSYVPNGEFVGPQGVEPDEWV